In the genome of Gloeotrichia echinulata CP02, one region contains:
- a CDS encoding NAD(P)/FAD-dependent oxidoreductase: MTNDYDVVIIGGSLAGREAALAATQLRAKVALVEANVNYGFFYHHAMSQISKLSQQLGDVVGVSIHPDGVGSPGKSQISVTWPEAMLYAQEVVANLEAQHSLAMLMANGVDVIVGRGQFQSSPRLAFAVNDRLLRARTYLLANGSRPAIPEIEGLQATGYLTLANIWHSSPYGWENPGRIPPKDWLIIGGVPQSIEVAQTLARLGCSVTLVVKHPYLLPNLDPEIAQLLQAQLEVDGVRVITQTAVTQVMRIDDKKWVQAGNKAIETDEILVAIAQQPNVEELNLAGVGVKWYRRRLVVNNKLQTTNPRIYACGDVIGGYDFGNIANYEAKIALKNALFFPRYKVNYRCIPLAIFTQPMLTQIGLTEAQAKRRYSGNQVLVLRQYFKTLAVAQIAGQTTGICKLMVLENGEILGAEICGAEAGELVNIIALAISQKIKINHLANLAPVYPSFSEILQRVAKDWCQQRLERNLVLQEFLASFYHFRRDWHF, encoded by the coding sequence ATGACTAATGACTACGATGTTGTGATTATTGGGGGTAGCCTAGCAGGACGCGAAGCTGCCTTGGCTGCTACCCAATTACGTGCTAAGGTTGCCTTGGTGGAAGCCAACGTAAACTATGGGTTTTTTTACCACCATGCGATGAGCCAAATCAGCAAACTATCGCAGCAGCTAGGTGATGTGGTTGGTGTTAGTATTCATCCTGACGGGGTTGGTTCCCCAGGAAAATCGCAAATATCTGTGACATGGCCAGAAGCGATGCTCTACGCTCAAGAGGTTGTTGCCAATCTCGAAGCACAGCATTCTCTCGCCATGCTTATGGCTAATGGTGTCGATGTCATTGTTGGTAGGGGTCAATTTCAATCTTCCCCCCGTCTCGCATTTGCGGTTAATGACCGTTTGCTACGCGCCCGCACCTATTTGTTAGCTAATGGTTCACGTCCAGCAATCCCAGAAATTGAAGGATTACAAGCCACTGGCTACCTGACTCTGGCGAATATTTGGCACTCTTCCCCCTATGGATGGGAAAACCCAGGGCGGATACCACCTAAAGATTGGCTAATTATTGGCGGCGTTCCTCAAAGCATTGAAGTTGCTCAAACTTTAGCGCGGCTGGGTTGCAGTGTGACGCTGGTAGTTAAACACCCCTATCTTTTGCCCAACCTTGACCCGGAGATCGCCCAACTGTTGCAAGCACAGTTAGAAGTTGATGGTGTACGTGTTATAACGCAAACAGCAGTAACTCAGGTGATGCGAATTGATGATAAAAAGTGGGTTCAAGCCGGAAATAAGGCAATTGAAACTGATGAAATTTTAGTAGCAATTGCACAGCAGCCAAATGTTGAAGAGCTAAATTTGGCAGGGGTAGGTGTAAAATGGTATCGGCGGCGCTTGGTTGTCAATAATAAACTGCAAACCACTAACCCCAGAATTTACGCTTGTGGTGATGTCATTGGTGGTTATGACTTTGGTAACATTGCTAATTATGAAGCAAAAATTGCCCTAAAAAATGCACTATTTTTTCCCAGATATAAAGTCAATTATCGGTGCATTCCTTTAGCAATATTTACTCAGCCGATGTTGACGCAAATAGGTTTGACAGAAGCGCAAGCCAAACGGCGATATAGTGGCAATCAAGTTTTAGTTCTACGGCAATATTTTAAAACATTAGCAGTAGCCCAAATTGCCGGACAAACCACGGGAATTTGTAAATTAATGGTGTTAGAGAATGGGGAAATATTGGGGGCTGAAATATGTGGTGCAGAAGCTGGGGAGTTAGTTAATATTATTGCTTTGGCCATATCACAAAAGATTAAAATTAACCATTTAGCCAATTTAGCGCCTGTTTATCCTAGTTTCTCAGAAATTTTGCAACGAGTTGCTAAAGATTGGTGTCAGCAAAGGTTAGAGAGGAATCTTGTTTTGCAAGAATTTTTGGCAAGTTTCTATCATTTCCGACGCGATTGGCATTTCTAA
- the cobD gene encoding threonine-phosphate decarboxylase CobD has protein sequence MRQRAHGGNLAWAAALAGCPREAILDFSASISPLGPPNSAIAAIVSDFSNLRHYPDSNYSDLRLALSHFHQLPPEWILPGNGSAELLTLAGRELAALAGTTLITPAFGDYYRTLAAYNAKVLEFPVDLGTGEKVKMSPPIPLALWPCSQNCGLLLNNPHNPTGKLFSRSSILPYLEQFAMVVVDEAFMDFVSPEEEQSLISLVQEHENLVVLRSLTKFYSLPGLRLGYAIAHPDRLSRWQLWRDPWPVNTLAAAAAIASLADHEFQQQTWKWLPPARNQLFQGLAAIPGLQPATSAANFLLVESQQSSSQLQQKLLKGYQILIRDCLSFKELGDRFFRVAVLSESDNQRLLTALSAECDAGTG, from the coding sequence ATGCGGCAAAGGGCACACGGGGGAAATTTAGCCTGGGCAGCAGCACTGGCTGGCTGTCCCCGTGAGGCTATTCTGGATTTTTCTGCCAGTATCAGCCCATTGGGTCCACCCAATAGTGCGATCGCGGCTATTGTGTCGGATTTTAGTAATCTTAGGCACTATCCAGATTCAAATTATAGTGATTTGAGACTAGCCCTCAGTCACTTTCATCAACTGCCGCCTGAGTGGATTCTGCCGGGTAACGGCTCTGCAGAATTACTTACTTTAGCGGGTAGGGAATTAGCAGCATTAGCCGGAACAACGTTAATTACTCCAGCCTTTGGTGACTACTACCGCACGCTGGCTGCGTACAACGCTAAAGTCTTGGAGTTTCCCGTTGATTTGGGGACTGGGGAGAAGGTGAAAATGTCTCCGCCCATCCCTCTGGCCCTGTGGCCCTGCTCCCAAAACTGCGGTTTACTGCTGAATAACCCCCATAACCCAACGGGAAAACTCTTTTCGCGCTCATCGATTCTGCCCTACCTAGAACAATTTGCAATGGTTGTGGTAGATGAAGCGTTTATGGATTTTGTGTCTCCTGAAGAGGAACAAAGTCTGATTTCCCTGGTACAGGAACATGAGAATTTAGTAGTATTGCGATCGCTCACAAAATTCTACAGTCTTCCTGGATTACGACTGGGATATGCGATCGCTCACCCTGACCGCTTGTCTAGATGGCAATTGTGGCGTGACCCCTGGCCGGTAAACACGTTGGCGGCTGCGGCTGCAATTGCTTCACTCGCAGATCATGAGTTTCAACAACAAACCTGGAAATGGCTACCACCTGCACGAAACCAACTCTTTCAGGGTTTAGCAGCCATTCCCGGATTACAACCAGCAACTAGCGCTGCTAACTTTTTACTAGTTGAGTCACAACAGTCTAGTTCACAGTTGCAGCAAAAATTGCTCAAAGGGTACCAAATTTTAATTCGTGATTGCCTTAGTTTTAAAGAACTAGGCGATCGTTTTTTTCGGGTTGCTGTGCTTTCTGAGTCTGATAACCAGCGTTTACTCACAGCCCTCAGTGCTGAGTGCGACGCCGGGACTGGGTGA
- a CDS encoding phosphatidate cytidylyltransferase, with the protein MTNNDFIGLVASYIYVISLLIIAEGLRRLFGIQPDLTRKVIHVGAGMWIFGVLLLFQRWQIGIIPFATFIGVNYLLYRYRIIASMDTADSSPGTVYFAISVTLLFGLLWRPDGPVDNVPIAAAGIMAMTWGDALAALIGKRFGQHKYQVGNSVRSWEGSAAMFVASTIAIFLVLLLLPGSSLSPLAVSYGVGRSLLAAILSGALATLAEGVSPYGTDNLSVPLVAAAVAWVVMLIT; encoded by the coding sequence ATGACAAACAACGATTTTATTGGACTCGTAGCTTCCTATATTTACGTCATCAGTCTACTTATTATTGCTGAGGGACTGCGGCGGTTGTTTGGTATTCAACCAGATTTAACTCGCAAAGTTATCCATGTTGGCGCAGGAATGTGGATTTTCGGCGTACTCCTACTTTTTCAGCGCTGGCAAATTGGAATTATACCCTTTGCCACATTTATCGGCGTCAATTATCTGTTGTATCGCTACCGAATTATTGCCTCAATGGATACCGCAGACAGTTCACCGGGTACTGTCTATTTTGCCATATCCGTAACTCTGTTATTTGGGTTGCTGTGGCGTCCAGATGGCCCAGTGGATAACGTCCCCATCGCTGCAGCGGGGATCATGGCCATGACTTGGGGGGATGCACTAGCAGCCTTAATTGGTAAGCGTTTTGGCCAACATAAATATCAAGTCGGTAATTCTGTGCGTAGCTGGGAAGGTTCAGCGGCGATGTTTGTGGCGAGTACCATAGCCATATTTTTGGTACTGCTGCTATTACCAGGTTCTTCCTTGAGTCCCTTAGCAGTGTCTTATGGTGTGGGTAGGTCACTTTTGGCGGCTATTCTCAGTGGTGCCTTGGCTACTCTAGCCGAGGGAGTTTCGCCTTATGGTACTGATAACCTGAGTGTACCATTGGTGGCGGCGGCGGTAGCATGGGTGGTGATGCTTATTACTTAG
- a CDS encoding helix-turn-helix transcriptional regulator, whose protein sequence is MAKTSDAIKIIEQMTSSDPELEEMVAEASINAEVAQLIYEARTKAGLTQKQLAELIGTKQPVIARLEDAEYEGHSLSMLQKIAQALNQRVVIHLSNL, encoded by the coding sequence ATGGCCAAGACTAGCGATGCGATAAAAATCATTGAGCAAATGACTAGCAGCGACCCTGAGCTTGAAGAAATGGTGGCAGAAGCTTCAATCAATGCAGAAGTGGCACAGTTGATTTATGAAGCTAGAACAAAAGCGGGGTTAACACAGAAACAATTGGCTGAACTGATTGGCACAAAACAGCCTGTGATTGCACGGCTAGAAGATGCTGAATACGAGGGACACTCTCTGTCAATGCTCCAAAAAATCGCTCAGGCTCTTAATCAGCGAGTAGTGATTCATTTGAGCAATCTTTAG
- a CDS encoding DUF3685 domain-containing protein, protein MSDRLLKLLLIDQDPIFRLGLRVALESIPQIQVVSDVETDTAALQVLAELAKHDPNLVNLVVLELGNGRTTASQQQGLQLCQQLKTQYPKLPILLLSSITESAVLSSARVAGIDGYCPKGTPVAELVAVIRKVGIGDWGQGDNHNSSLVTRQSLLPFARVRNNWRLSGIAQIEATLADVTAQLQVPGLPLIDRAILTGQRRELLTARWLVNRLLASPGSRREKQQPSAIPSLSHAITIFDSQQTENLPLLLSPRAMQSALFADCVTKLQLPLQNLTDIPLEIDIFREDKKRELLYLILQKLTKQLDELRKSEINLDQIDEFKSTILDDLWQVVVTDFFGKFSRLQVGDRDLEMVNFLLQNSGVVQTEILAKIPLVIELFSYLLFQIDLQIDNTTYPADSAEAKFQALMILENLLIQVANGVVQPLLNSLADLEMIKKSFYDRKLISTREIEKFRNNLSWKYRLQNYINEPIAIFESRYELFVFSPRGIAKTSIYAPRSQELVNLTGIRLVVTLIVEFRDAIAPRLQSLIAFLGSGIVFILTQVIGRGLGLIGRGILQGIGSVSFLDKNLRRNSERTK, encoded by the coding sequence ATGAGCGATCGCCTTCTAAAATTATTGTTAATTGACCAAGACCCGATTTTCCGCCTAGGACTACGGGTAGCTTTGGAATCAATACCTCAAATACAAGTGGTATCAGATGTGGAAACAGATACCGCTGCTTTGCAGGTTTTAGCAGAACTCGCTAAACACGACCCTAACTTAGTAAATTTAGTGGTTTTGGAATTAGGTAATGGTCGTACCACCGCCAGTCAGCAGCAAGGCTTACAACTGTGTCAGCAATTGAAAACCCAATACCCAAAGTTACCAATATTGCTCCTCAGTTCTATCACAGAATCAGCAGTACTTTCGTCCGCCAGAGTGGCTGGTATAGATGGCTACTGCCCTAAAGGTACTCCCGTTGCTGAGTTAGTCGCTGTTATCAGGAAAGTGGGGATTGGCGATTGGGGACAAGGAGATAATCATAACTCCTCACTCGTCACTCGTCAGTCCTTACTCCCCTTTGCTAGGGTGCGGAATAATTGGCGCTTGTCAGGAATTGCTCAAATAGAAGCCACCCTAGCTGATGTAACTGCACAATTACAAGTACCGGGACTCCCACTAATAGACCGCGCAATTTTGACTGGACAGCGAAGAGAACTGCTGACGGCTCGTTGGCTCGTCAATCGCTTGTTGGCTTCACCAGGGAGCAGGCGAGAAAAACAGCAGCCCTCTGCTATTCCCTCCCTCAGTCATGCCATTACCATATTCGACTCACAACAAACGGAAAATTTGCCGTTGCTACTTAGTCCCAGAGCGATGCAATCTGCCTTATTCGCCGATTGTGTGACTAAACTTCAATTACCTTTACAAAATCTCACCGATATCCCTTTAGAAATCGATATCTTTCGTGAAGATAAAAAACGAGAATTACTTTATCTGATTCTCCAAAAACTAACTAAACAGTTAGATGAATTACGTAAATCCGAAATTAATTTAGATCAAATAGATGAGTTTAAGTCTACCATATTAGATGATTTATGGCAAGTAGTAGTTACAGATTTTTTTGGTAAATTTTCGCGGCTACAAGTAGGTGATCGCGATTTAGAAATGGTTAATTTTTTGTTGCAGAATTCTGGAGTTGTGCAAACTGAAATTCTCGCAAAAATTCCTTTAGTTATAGAACTATTTTCTTATCTGCTATTTCAAATCGATTTGCAAATAGATAATACCACTTATCCAGCAGATAGCGCAGAAGCTAAATTTCAAGCCTTAATGATTTTAGAGAACTTGTTAATTCAGGTAGCAAATGGAGTAGTGCAGCCCCTGCTAAATTCTTTAGCAGATTTAGAAATGATCAAGAAAAGTTTTTATGACCGCAAATTAATTTCCACACGAGAAATTGAAAAATTTAGAAACAACTTGTCTTGGAAATACCGATTACAAAATTATATCAATGAGCCAATAGCCATTTTTGAAAGCCGCTATGAACTATTTGTATTTTCACCTCGCGGTATAGCCAAAACTTCGATTTATGCTCCCAGGAGTCAGGAGTTAGTAAACCTTACTGGTATTCGCCTAGTAGTGACATTGATAGTAGAATTTCGGGATGCGATCGCACCTCGGTTACAATCACTAATAGCATTTTTAGGCAGTGGTATAGTCTTCATTCTCACCCAAGTAATTGGTCGAGGTCTGGGTTTAATTGGTCGTGGTATTCTCCAAGGTATTGGTAGTGTTTCGTTTTTAGACAAAAACCTCAGACGCAATAGTGAACGAACTAAATGA